One region of Saliniramus fredricksonii genomic DNA includes:
- a CDS encoding ABC transporter permease yields MLAFIVIAVILLPVATVASRVFVPSEGVWAHLFDTVLPLYVQNSLILVTGVTLLAIMIGVTTGWLIAAYEFPGRRVLEWALMLPLAMPGYVIAYVYFDRLSYWGPIQSGLRSVFGWGRADYWFPQIASLPGAMILLALVLYPYVYLLSRAAFLGQSLHLMETARSLGQGRVAAFRRVALPLAWPAIAAGAAFVAMETLADYGTVLHLGVQTLTTGIFRTWFARGAPVAAAQLAALLVCFVAVAFLVERMVRGDRRFASNAGGRARMMGRVRLKPGYAILAMVACSLPVVLGFVFPAAELLRLSLIAGDPLWGARFFAFAQNSLVMAGGAAILLVCIAVFLSYAQRLQGGPVIDSAMQAASFGYAIPGAVIAIGVLIPLATFDNALDAFMRARFGISTGLLLTGSIAALMFAYTVRYLAVALKTVQASFTRVPRSMDEAARNLGAGSVRVLWRVHLPLLRPGLLTAAIFVFADVMKELPATLIVRPFNFDTLAIRTFRLASDGRLEEAATSALLIVAVGILPVIILSRAMNR; encoded by the coding sequence GTGCTCGCTTTCATCGTCATCGCCGTGATTCTCCTGCCCGTGGCGACGGTCGCGAGCCGCGTCTTCGTACCGTCCGAAGGCGTCTGGGCGCATCTCTTCGACACGGTCCTGCCGCTCTACGTGCAAAACAGCCTGATTCTCGTCACCGGCGTGACCCTGCTGGCGATCATGATCGGGGTGACCACGGGATGGCTGATCGCCGCCTACGAGTTTCCCGGGCGGAGGGTGCTCGAATGGGCGCTGATGCTGCCGCTGGCGATGCCGGGCTATGTCATCGCCTATGTCTATTTCGACCGGCTGAGCTATTGGGGGCCGATCCAGAGCGGGTTGCGCAGCGTGTTCGGCTGGGGGCGCGCGGATTACTGGTTTCCGCAGATCGCCTCGCTGCCCGGCGCAATGATCCTGCTCGCCCTCGTTCTCTACCCCTACGTCTATCTGCTGTCGCGAGCGGCCTTTCTCGGCCAGTCACTGCATCTCATGGAGACGGCCCGCTCCCTCGGCCAGGGCCGCGTTGCCGCCTTCCGGCGTGTGGCGCTGCCACTGGCCTGGCCAGCAATCGCCGCCGGCGCCGCTTTCGTCGCGATGGAGACGCTCGCTGATTACGGCACGGTGCTGCATCTGGGCGTCCAGACGCTGACCACGGGCATCTTCCGGACATGGTTTGCGCGCGGTGCGCCGGTCGCGGCGGCCCAGCTCGCGGCCCTGCTCGTCTGCTTCGTGGCCGTGGCCTTCCTCGTCGAGCGGATGGTACGTGGCGACAGACGTTTCGCCAGCAATGCCGGCGGGCGGGCGCGGATGATGGGGCGCGTGCGGCTGAAGCCGGGTTACGCGATTCTCGCCATGGTCGCCTGCAGCCTGCCGGTCGTCCTGGGGTTCGTCTTTCCCGCCGCAGAACTGTTACGGCTGTCGCTGATCGCGGGCGATCCGCTCTGGGGTGCGCGCTTCTTCGCCTTTGCCCAGAACAGCCTCGTCATGGCCGGCGGCGCGGCGATCCTTCTGGTCTGCATCGCCGTTTTCCTCAGCTACGCGCAGCGCCTGCAGGGTGGCCCCGTGATCGATTCCGCCATGCAGGCGGCGAGCTTCGGCTATGCGATCCCGGGTGCGGTGATTGCGATCGGCGTGCTGATTCCGCTGGCGACCTTCGACAATGCGCTCGACGCCTTCATGCGCGCGCGCTTTGGTATCTCGACCGGGCTGTTGCTGACGGGATCGATCGCGGCCCTGATGTTCGCCTATACCGTGCGCTATCTCGCCGTGGCCCTGAAGACCGTACAGGCGAGTTTCACGCGGGTGCCGCGCAGCATGGACGAGGCCGCGCGCAATCTCGGGGCGGGATCCGTGCGGGTCCTGTGGCGGGTGCATCTGCCCCTGCTGCGCCCGGGCCTGCTCACCGCAGCCATCTTCGTCTTCGCCGACGTGATGAAGGAATTGCCGGCGACGCTGATCGTGCGGCCCTTCAATTTCGACACGCTGGCCATCCGCACCTTCCGGCTGGCTTCCGACGGGCGGCTTGAGGAAGCCGCGACCTCCGCCCTGCTGATCGTCGCCGTCGGCATCCTGCCGGTGATCATTCTCAGCCGCGCCATGAACCGCTGA
- a CDS encoding ZIP family metal transporter has translation MEISLLIVIAAAFVTAIMTGVGALPFLFVKKLSERTVGWANAAAAGLMLAASHSLIAEGVALDVILTLAGVLIGLVAIVLANRLLSRSGEVDVAELHGANATKALLILGIMTAHSFAEGVGVGVSFAGTEGLGVFITTAIAFHNVPEGLAIALVLVPRGTPVWKAALWAIFTSLPQPLMAAPSYLFVEIFRPFLPLGLGLAAGAMIWMVFSELFPEAQEKTDSSSAATVVTLAFAAMMAFQMLVLAH, from the coding sequence ATGGAAATATCGCTGTTGATCGTGATTGCCGCGGCCTTCGTCACGGCGATCATGACAGGCGTCGGTGCGCTTCCGTTTCTTTTCGTGAAGAAGCTCAGCGAGAGGACCGTCGGCTGGGCGAATGCCGCTGCCGCCGGCCTGATGCTGGCTGCGAGCCACAGCCTGATCGCGGAAGGCGTCGCCCTCGATGTCATCCTCACGCTGGCAGGGGTGTTGATCGGCCTCGTGGCGATTGTTCTCGCCAACCGGCTGCTGTCGCGTTCCGGCGAGGTGGATGTGGCCGAACTCCACGGCGCCAATGCGACCAAGGCATTGCTGATCCTTGGTATCATGACGGCGCATTCCTTTGCGGAAGGTGTCGGCGTCGGCGTTTCCTTTGCCGGCACCGAGGGGCTCGGTGTCTTCATCACCACGGCCATTGCCTTCCACAACGTCCCGGAAGGTCTCGCCATTGCGCTGGTGCTGGTACCGCGCGGCACGCCGGTCTGGAAAGCGGCCCTCTGGGCGATCTTCACGAGCCTGCCCCAGCCGCTGATGGCGGCGCCATCCTATCTCTTCGTCGAGATCTTCCGGCCCTTCCTCCCCCTCGGGCTCGGCCTGGCGGCAGGCGCCATGATCTGGATGGTTTTCTCCGAGCTGTTTCCGGAGGCGCAGGAAAAGACCGATAGCAGCTCGGCAGCGACGGTGGTGACTCTGGCCTTTGCCGCGATGATGGCGTTCCAGATGCTGGTTCTGGCGCATTGA
- a CDS encoding LysR family transcriptional regulator, with protein sequence MSLLNLHHLRLFRAVATEGTLTGAATRLNLSQSALSTQIRALEAALGHDLFERRGRGLVLTEAGRIALDHAEAIFRTAEDLTATLRETGFARRALRIGALATLSRNFQMAFVRPLVGRADVEVILRSGSQAELLNALDALALDIVLTNLAPARDSASPWLIHRLAEQPVSLIGTPSRCGSDRPSLATLLGREPVILPVPDTALRAAFDAMTARLGITPMVAAEADDMAMLRLLAREDAGLAVIPPIVVRDELEAGILVEAARLDNIRETFFAITRERRFPNPLVAELLAKGAQHDVPV encoded by the coding sequence ATGTCGCTTTTGAACCTGCACCATCTGCGCCTCTTCCGGGCCGTCGCGACCGAGGGCACGCTCACCGGAGCCGCCACACGGCTCAACCTGTCGCAATCAGCGCTCTCGACCCAGATCAGGGCTCTGGAGGCCGCGCTCGGACATGATCTGTTCGAGCGCCGGGGGCGGGGACTGGTTCTGACGGAAGCCGGTCGGATTGCCCTCGACCACGCGGAAGCGATCTTTCGGACCGCTGAGGATCTGACGGCGACGCTGCGGGAGACCGGCTTCGCGCGCCGCGCCCTGCGCATCGGTGCGCTCGCGACGCTGTCACGCAATTTCCAGATGGCCTTCGTGCGCCCGCTCGTGGGCAGAGCCGATGTCGAGGTCATCCTGCGCTCGGGCTCCCAGGCGGAATTGTTGAACGCGCTTGATGCGCTCGCCCTCGATATCGTGCTGACCAATCTCGCCCCGGCGCGCGACAGCGCCAGCCCCTGGCTGATTCACCGGCTTGCCGAACAGCCGGTCAGTCTGATCGGGACGCCATCGCGATGCGGCTCGGATCGGCCTTCGCTGGCGACGTTGCTCGGGCGCGAACCCGTGATCCTCCCGGTTCCCGACACCGCCTTGCGCGCCGCCTTCGATGCGATGACGGCCCGGCTGGGCATCACGCCGATGGTGGCGGCGGAAGCCGATGACATGGCCATGCTGCGTCTGCTCGCCCGCGAGGATGCGGGCCTCGCCGTGATCCCGCCCATCGTCGTGCGCGACGAGCTCGAGGCGGGGATCCTGGTCGAGGCAGCGCGACTCGACAACATCCGCGAGACATTCTTCGCCATCACCCGGGAGCGGCGTTTTCCCAATCCGCTGGTCGCGGAATTGCTGGCGAAAGGCGCGCAGCACGACGTACCCGTATAG
- a CDS encoding proton-conducting transporter transmembrane domain-containing protein yields the protein MLAPIFILLIAGYAAFYPGRRPGGLPLLTERVAIAALVAAVAGGIQLVFAGPQSFALGGDALMIAFRLDALSVTMTILVAFIGWIVVRYARTYLDGEQREGAFHGWMAVTLASVLLLVQAGSLVTLVLAFVAIGFGLRQLLLFYPDRPEAQRAAAKFTLVWAGGDIALALASILLWIAFGTSDIASIAAQAEGGAGFAMHAAIALLVLTAALKTAAFPLHGWLTEVMEAPTPVSALLHAGIINAGGFLLIRMADLIQTSTAAMAALLMLGGFTALFAAAVMLTQSAIKTALAWSTIAQMGFMLLQCGLGLWTLALLHIVAHSLYKAHAFLASGGAVKAVAEIRRPGPVAVPGLGAVLRAFSLALVLYALVATLFGFVFGAKSAQALSLGAILIFGVAYLVAQGMADTAPRELTRRTVMASFAATLAYFGFHLVADLVWGAHLPAAPAPGPLEWGLIVLMLFSFGLIAVAQALFPLWAHHPAAAGLRVHLANGLYLNAVLDRMIGGFTTPKSR from the coding sequence ATGCTTGCTCCCATATTCATTCTTCTGATTGCGGGTTACGCTGCATTTTACCCGGGTCGCCGACCCGGCGGCCTGCCGCTCCTGACCGAACGTGTCGCGATCGCGGCCCTGGTGGCGGCGGTCGCGGGTGGCATCCAGCTTGTTTTCGCGGGCCCGCAGAGCTTCGCGCTTGGCGGTGATGCGTTGATGATCGCGTTCCGCCTTGATGCGCTGAGTGTGACCATGACGATCCTCGTGGCCTTCATCGGCTGGATCGTCGTGCGTTACGCGCGCACCTATCTGGATGGCGAGCAGCGCGAAGGCGCCTTTCACGGCTGGATGGCCGTCACCCTGGCCAGCGTGCTTCTGCTCGTTCAGGCGGGCAGTCTCGTCACGCTGGTTCTGGCATTCGTGGCGATCGGCTTCGGCTTGCGCCAGCTGCTGCTGTTCTATCCCGACCGTCCTGAAGCACAGCGGGCAGCCGCGAAATTCACGCTGGTCTGGGCCGGCGGCGATATCGCGCTGGCGCTCGCCTCGATCCTGCTCTGGATCGCATTCGGCACGAGCGACATCGCGTCGATCGCGGCGCAGGCGGAGGGTGGCGCGGGCTTCGCGATGCATGCAGCCATCGCGCTTCTGGTGCTCACCGCCGCTCTCAAGACAGCGGCCTTCCCGCTGCATGGCTGGCTGACGGAGGTCATGGAGGCGCCCACTCCCGTCTCCGCCCTGCTGCATGCGGGCATCATCAATGCCGGCGGCTTCCTCTTGATCCGCATGGCCGATCTGATCCAGACCAGCACGGCGGCCATGGCGGCCCTGCTGATGCTCGGCGGGTTCACCGCGCTTTTCGCGGCTGCAGTGATGCTGACGCAGAGCGCGATCAAGACGGCGCTGGCCTGGTCGACCATCGCGCAGATGGGCTTCATGCTTCTGCAATGCGGGCTGGGTCTGTGGACTCTGGCGCTTTTGCACATCGTCGCCCACTCGCTCTACAAGGCGCATGCCTTCCTCGCTTCCGGCGGTGCCGTGAAGGCCGTGGCCGAAATCCGGCGCCCGGGACCCGTCGCGGTGCCGGGCCTCGGCGCAGTCCTGCGGGCCTTCTCGCTCGCGCTCGTGCTCTATGCGCTGGTGGCGACCTTGTTCGGCTTCGTCTTCGGTGCGAAATCAGCGCAGGCCCTGTCGCTCGGCGCCATCCTGATCTTCGGTGTCGCCTATCTGGTGGCGCAGGGCATGGCCGATACCGCGCCGCGTGAGCTCACGCGACGCACGGTGATGGCGTCTTTCGCCGCCACGCTCGCCTATTTCGGATTTCATCTCGTGGCCGATCTGGTCTGGGGAGCGCACCTGCCCGCCGCGCCGGCGCCGGGTCCGCTGGAATGGGGGCTGATCGTGCTGATGCTGTTCTCCTTCGGTCTGATCGCCGTGGCCCAAGCGCTGTTTCCGCTCTGGGCCCACCATCCCGCAGCGGCGGGACTGCGCGTGCATCTGGCGAACGGCCTTTATCTCAACGCCGTCCTCGATCGCATGATCGGCGGTTTCACAACCCCGAAATCCCGTTGA
- a CDS encoding YbcC family protein — protein sequence MLIQDHHPDDMNAGALLTAVEGAARAIPPAFPLDATVAVNPFLGQTREDLATASARLARVAGVRLVRERATYRGEIESGAITREDLAGALAACSSTSKPADLAELEQALLSQSPAPGALPTLAELAAGASGTDWPELIKRSFGLWAAGHFDRGQALWSPAPGRAALDAWRDWARHDLTPEIAGLTGFCSHAIDAPDTADRVILRAAERLGITEANAQTIFHRLLVDLGGWAQHARWLLWEAELAGETDATIAELLAIRLIWEEALLAQYPQLASAWEETRAAHEQPVAPTRDQVIDAILQEAAERARQRRIEAMLPGAQPREGRPAIQAAFCIDVRSEVFRRALESLDTDIATIGFAGFFGLPVSHCGHGTDRREAHLPVLLTPALEACSHSDAHTEQDVRIRARARRAWGRFRQAAVSSFAFIEAAGPIYGWKLVKDTLALDHGGNHGTTAASADSTNPPPRFEEPLTAEAKAATGAAVLQAMSMTEGHARLVLLVGHGAHVTNNPHESAYHCGACGGQTGEVSARLLASLLNDPETRAGLPGHGIDLPEDTVFVAGLHDTTTDTVTLYEDEPAPAHSADLEQARSWLARAGDLARTERAARLPGADAARIAQRAFNWAEVRPEWGLAGCAAFIAAPRAATTGTDLQGRSFLHSYDWRTDAQFKTLELILTAPVVVASWISLQYYGSSVAPELFGGGNKLIHNVVGGIGVVQGNGGMMRPGLPWQAVHDGVNLAHEPLRLSIYIEAPQEAISAILARHDEVRALFDNGWLHLFTLEGGRVAGRYRPGLVWENDTPRSVAA from the coding sequence ATGCTCATCCAAGATCATCATCCTGACGACATGAACGCCGGCGCGTTGCTCACTGCCGTGGAGGGTGCCGCTCGCGCCATCCCGCCGGCATTTCCCCTTGATGCGACGGTTGCCGTGAATCCCTTCCTCGGCCAGACCCGTGAGGATCTGGCCACAGCCTCGGCCCGGCTGGCGCGGGTCGCAGGCGTGCGCCTCGTTCGTGAGCGCGCTACCTATCGCGGCGAGATCGAATCCGGAGCGATCACGCGCGAGGACCTCGCGGGAGCGCTCGCGGCCTGCTCGTCGACCTCGAAGCCGGCTGATCTCGCGGAACTGGAACAGGCGCTGCTGTCACAGAGCCCGGCTCCCGGGGCGCTGCCCACCCTTGCCGAGCTGGCTGCCGGTGCAAGCGGCACGGACTGGCCGGAACTGATCAAGCGCAGCTTCGGCCTCTGGGCTGCCGGCCATTTCGATCGCGGGCAGGCGCTCTGGTCCCCGGCTCCGGGGCGCGCCGCGCTCGACGCCTGGCGGGACTGGGCGCGCCATGACCTGACCCCCGAGATTGCGGGCCTCACGGGTTTTTGCAGCCATGCCATCGATGCGCCGGACACCGCCGACCGGGTGATCCTGCGCGCAGCCGAGCGGCTGGGCATCACCGAGGCCAATGCGCAGACGATTTTCCACCGGCTGCTGGTCGATCTGGGTGGATGGGCCCAGCATGCGCGCTGGCTGCTCTGGGAAGCGGAACTCGCCGGGGAGACGGATGCGACGATCGCGGAATTGCTGGCGATCCGGCTGATCTGGGAAGAAGCGCTGCTTGCGCAATATCCCCAGCTCGCCTCAGCCTGGGAAGAGACGCGCGCCGCACATGAGCAACCCGTCGCGCCCACGCGCGATCAGGTGATCGACGCCATCCTCCAGGAGGCCGCCGAGCGGGCCCGTCAGCGGCGGATCGAAGCCATGCTGCCAGGCGCCCAGCCCCGTGAGGGCCGGCCCGCAATCCAGGCCGCCTTCTGCATCGACGTGCGCTCGGAAGTCTTCCGGCGCGCGCTGGAAAGCCTCGATACCGACATCGCGACGATCGGCTTTGCCGGGTTCTTCGGCCTGCCCGTATCACATTGCGGCCACGGTACCGACAGGCGCGAGGCGCATCTGCCGGTGCTGTTGACCCCGGCTCTCGAGGCCTGCAGCCACAGCGACGCCCACACCGAACAGGATGTCCGGATCCGGGCGCGGGCGCGGCGCGCCTGGGGACGCTTCCGGCAGGCGGCGGTGTCTTCCTTCGCCTTCATCGAGGCCGCGGGACCGATCTATGGCTGGAAGCTCGTCAAGGATACCCTGGCGCTCGATCACGGCGGCAATCATGGTACCACGGCGGCATCCGCGGACTCGACCAATCCGCCGCCGCGCTTCGAGGAGCCGCTGACGGCAGAGGCCAAGGCCGCCACCGGCGCAGCAGTTCTCCAGGCGATGAGCATGACCGAAGGCCATGCCCGCCTCGTCCTGCTCGTTGGCCATGGCGCGCATGTCACCAACAACCCGCATGAGAGCGCCTATCATTGCGGCGCCTGTGGCGGACAGACCGGCGAAGTATCCGCACGCCTTCTCGCGAGCCTGCTCAACGACCCCGAAACCCGTGCCGGCCTGCCCGGGCACGGCATCGATTTGCCGGAGGATACCGTCTTCGTGGCGGGTCTGCACGACACCACGACCGATACGGTCACGCTCTACGAGGACGAACCCGCGCCGGCACATTCCGCCGATCTGGAGCAGGCGCGCAGCTGGCTCGCGCGGGCGGGCGATCTGGCCCGCACGGAACGGGCCGCGCGTCTGCCGGGGGCTGATGCCGCGCGCATTGCGCAACGTGCCTTCAACTGGGCGGAGGTGCGCCCCGAATGGGGGCTGGCCGGGTGTGCCGCCTTCATCGCGGCGCCGCGTGCGGCGACGACCGGAACCGACCTTCAGGGGCGCAGCTTCCTGCACAGCTATGACTGGCGCACGGATGCACAATTCAAGACGCTGGAGCTGATCCTCACGGCTCCCGTCGTCGTGGCGAGCTGGATCAGCCTGCAATATTACGGGTCGAGCGTGGCGCCGGAGCTGTTCGGCGGCGGCAACAAGCTGATCCACAACGTCGTCGGCGGCATCGGCGTCGTGCAGGGCAATGGCGGGATGATGCGCCCGGGCCTGCCCTGGCAGGCGGTTCACGATGGCGTCAACCTCGCCCACGAACCGCTGCGGCTGTCGATCTATATCGAGGCGCCGCAGGAGGCGATCAGCGCGATCCTGGCACGCCATGATGAGGTGCGCGCCCTGTTCGACAACGGCTGGCTCCACCTGTTCACCCTGGAGGGCGGGCGTGTCGCGGGGCGCTATCGCCCGGGGCTCGTCTGGGAGAATGACACGCCCCGTTCCGTCGCCGCGTGA
- a CDS encoding tellurite resistance TerB family protein gives MFDARRLLDQVLNSAQTGDLSQVMGQFGQQGQGQGQAPTGPAGGATSGGTGMGKLATGALAGGVVGMLMGNKKARKMVGRTAGTALTLGGLAAVGALAYTAWQRRSGGGQPAPAQAAPAQAHSGPALLTPPADSPFSPAQAPGGEDNLARGVLVAMIQGAKADGHIDAEEQTRIFGHLDNLGLDAEAKAFVMDELAAPQDINRVRHYADRPEVGAELYAASLLAMDPDTPTERRYLTELAAALGIDPGLAAEIEQTVAVHA, from the coding sequence ATGTTCGACGCACGCCGGCTCCTGGATCAAGTCCTCAATTCCGCCCAGACCGGCGATCTGTCGCAGGTCATGGGTCAGTTCGGTCAGCAAGGCCAGGGCCAGGGACAGGCTCCGACCGGGCCGGCGGGCGGGGCGACAAGCGGTGGCACGGGCATGGGCAAACTCGCCACGGGCGCCCTGGCTGGCGGTGTCGTCGGCATGCTCATGGGCAACAAGAAAGCACGCAAGATGGTCGGTCGCACGGCAGGCACGGCGCTCACCCTTGGCGGGCTCGCTGCTGTCGGTGCATTGGCTTATACCGCCTGGCAACGTCGGAGCGGGGGAGGCCAGCCTGCACCGGCGCAGGCAGCGCCGGCACAGGCCCACTCTGGCCCGGCCTTGCTGACGCCGCCCGCCGACAGCCCGTTCTCCCCGGCGCAGGCGCCGGGCGGAGAGGACAATCTCGCCCGCGGCGTCCTCGTCGCCATGATCCAGGGCGCGAAGGCCGACGGGCATATCGATGCCGAAGAGCAGACCCGCATTTTCGGCCATCTCGACAATCTCGGGCTGGATGCCGAGGCCAAGGCCTTCGTCATGGATGAACTCGCAGCACCCCAGGACATCAACCGCGTGCGCCATTATGCGGATCGGCCCGAAGTCGGCGCGGAACTCTATGCCGCCTCGCTTCTGGCCATGGATCCGGATACGCCCACCGAGCGGCGCTATCTGACCGAACTCGCGGCCGCGCTCGGCATCGACCCCGGCCTCGCGGCCGAAATCGAACAGACTGTCGCAGTGCATGCGTGA